Proteins encoded together in one Pseudomonas sp. ADAK13 window:
- the tagH gene encoding type VI secretion system-associated FHA domain protein TagH: MQLVFEVCPVGQAGSAPALRKTFDRVGGVIGRGASCDWTLPDPSRQVSSRHAVVSYRDGRYFLTDVSSNGTRLAGSGERLQEGLERPIDDGTVFQLGPLNIRAWLVSPATASGQDGLHTLIPDDAFLDLDPVRALACERQREDESQELAALVMTSHEALQWTDHAAADRDHLTVPELLEPGHNAAMSVEAPQPSQGSEPFWSAFAQALGIDLDTLDGPGREVLAIKAAGLLRQMTEGLQQNLGTRNELKHELKLAPTHTALQSPNPFRDSSDASEALGLLLGTGQLGQVPAERVVMRAYRDMQAHQVALLVACRAAVRGALAAFAPGHLLLCFERQAKPALIPRSSTHWRAYQRHYQALIEDEHLSERLLGSDFSKAYEEQIRLISTLHRYPG, from the coding sequence CGGGGAGCCAGTTGTGACTGGACGCTTCCTGACCCCAGCCGCCAGGTTTCCAGCCGTCACGCGGTGGTTAGCTATCGTGACGGCCGGTACTTTCTGACGGACGTCAGCAGTAATGGAACCCGCCTGGCAGGCAGCGGTGAGCGTTTGCAGGAGGGACTGGAACGACCAATAGACGACGGCACGGTCTTTCAATTAGGGCCGCTGAATATCCGCGCATGGCTGGTCAGTCCGGCGACGGCGTCAGGCCAGGACGGATTGCACACGCTGATACCCGATGATGCATTTCTTGACCTGGATCCGGTGCGGGCACTGGCCTGCGAACGGCAGCGGGAAGACGAGTCGCAGGAGTTGGCCGCTCTGGTCATGACGTCCCATGAGGCATTGCAGTGGACAGATCATGCAGCCGCGGACAGGGATCATCTGACGGTTCCTGAACTTTTGGAGCCGGGGCACAACGCTGCCATGAGCGTGGAGGCGCCGCAGCCAAGCCAGGGTTCAGAGCCATTTTGGTCGGCGTTTGCGCAGGCACTTGGAATCGATCTGGACACCCTGGATGGGCCGGGAAGAGAGGTGCTGGCGATCAAGGCGGCCGGGTTGCTCAGGCAAATGACTGAAGGGTTGCAACAGAACCTGGGCACCCGCAACGAACTCAAGCATGAGCTGAAACTGGCACCCACCCACACGGCGCTCCAAAGTCCCAATCCTTTCAGAGACAGCTCTGACGCCAGTGAGGCCTTGGGGTTGCTGCTGGGCACCGGGCAGTTGGGGCAGGTGCCGGCCGAGAGGGTGGTCATGCGCGCCTACCGCGACATGCAGGCTCACCAGGTGGCTTTACTGGTGGCCTGCCGCGCAGCCGTGCGCGGGGCTCTGGCGGCCTTTGCACCGGGGCATCTGCTCCTGTGCTTCGAGCGTCAGGCGAAGCCTGCGCTGATTCCCCGGAGTAGCACCCACTGGCGGGCGTATCAACGCCATTACCAGGCGCTGATCGAGGACGAACATCTCAGTGAGCGCCTGCTGGGCAGTGACTTCAGCAAGGCCTACGAGGAGCAGATTCGTCTGATCTCAACCCTTCACCGTTATCCAGGATGA
- the tssJ gene encoding type VI secretion system lipoprotein TssJ: MSRVTAALLCAVIGLLGGCSLSPFSKLTKLDLTLTASERVNPDIHGRPSPIVVRLMELRHPVAFEHADFFSLYGHGAQALPKDLVNLEELELRPGDHTTLKLSLEPGSRYVGVLAAYRDLPHAQWRYVLPVTVQQLTRAELVLDQTGIRSASPHSARAGD, from the coding sequence ATGTCCCGAGTCACCGCTGCATTGTTGTGCGCCGTAATCGGCTTGTTGGGGGGGTGTTCTCTGTCGCCCTTTTCGAAGTTGACCAAGCTGGACCTGACACTGACGGCCAGCGAGCGGGTCAACCCGGATATCCATGGCCGGCCATCGCCGATCGTGGTGCGGCTGATGGAGCTTCGACACCCAGTGGCTTTCGAACATGCGGACTTTTTCAGCCTTTACGGCCATGGAGCGCAGGCGCTGCCCAAAGACCTGGTGAACCTCGAAGAGCTCGAGTTGCGCCCCGGCGATCACACCACCCTCAAACTCAGTCTGGAGCCGGGCAGTCGCTATGTCGGCGTGCTGGCGGCTTACCGTGATTTGCCCCACGCGCAATGGCGCTATGTGTTGCCGGTGACGGTGCAGCAATTGACGCGCGCCGAGCTGGTGCTTGATCAAACCGGTATTCGGTCAGCGAGCCCACACTCGGCCAGGGCGGGGGACTGA
- the tssK gene encoding type VI secretion system baseplate subunit TssK → MHSQKVIWQEGMLLRPQHFQQNDRYHDQQLKRRTQLLCRHAWGFLALDIDVQYLNMGKIVVSQASGVLPDGSLFELGGAMESLVLEVPANTGKQAVYLALPLTTSNCVEARLPEQLDVVARYKTLAVDVSDSNAGEDSRRQVNCGQLDFRLLLGEQHSDQHYVKLKVAQVLSCTEEGIRLDADFIPTFIHLQGSGYLLSCLKEVISLLAYRGDAIAGRIRANGSAAGAEVGDFLMLQLINRTELVLRHYLSLSQVSPETLYRTLLSVLGELATFASDSKRAHFEGHYRHSDQGASFRGLMEPIRSLLSRVLEQHAVELGLQPRQYGVLVCPVSDLNLLGSATFILTASAHCDAEELRHRLPAHLKVGPVERIRELVNLHLAGIKVKPLPVAPRQIPFHAEKNYFLLELDARDIEQLKHSGGFAFHVSGEFAELELKFWAIRN, encoded by the coding sequence ATGCACAGTCAAAAAGTCATCTGGCAGGAAGGCATGTTGCTGCGCCCTCAGCATTTTCAGCAAAACGATCGGTATCACGATCAGCAACTCAAGCGTCGCACCCAGTTGTTGTGCCGCCATGCCTGGGGTTTCCTGGCCCTGGACATCGATGTGCAGTACCTCAATATGGGCAAGATCGTTGTCAGCCAGGCCAGTGGCGTATTGCCGGATGGCAGCCTGTTCGAGCTGGGCGGGGCCATGGAGTCACTGGTGCTGGAGGTGCCGGCAAATACCGGAAAACAGGCGGTGTACCTGGCGTTGCCGCTGACCACGAGTAATTGTGTGGAAGCCCGTCTACCCGAACAGCTCGACGTAGTGGCGCGCTACAAGACCCTTGCGGTAGACGTCAGTGACTCCAACGCCGGGGAAGACTCTCGCCGTCAGGTCAATTGCGGGCAGCTGGATTTTCGCCTGCTGCTGGGGGAGCAGCACAGCGACCAACATTACGTGAAACTCAAGGTTGCGCAGGTGCTCAGTTGCACCGAGGAGGGCATCCGCCTGGATGCCGATTTTATTCCGACCTTCATTCACCTGCAGGGCTCCGGGTACCTGTTGTCTTGCCTCAAGGAGGTGATCAGCCTGCTCGCTTACCGGGGAGACGCCATCGCCGGGCGGATTCGCGCCAACGGCTCTGCCGCCGGCGCGGAGGTCGGTGACTTCCTGATGTTGCAATTGATTAATCGCACCGAACTGGTTTTGCGTCACTACCTGAGCCTGAGCCAGGTCAGCCCTGAAACGTTGTATCGAACACTGCTGTCGGTCCTGGGTGAGCTGGCGACGTTTGCCAGCGACAGCAAGCGTGCGCACTTCGAGGGGCATTACCGGCACAGTGATCAGGGCGCCAGTTTTCGTGGGTTGATGGAGCCGATTCGCAGCCTGTTGTCGAGGGTGCTTGAACAGCATGCCGTTGAGCTTGGGCTGCAACCTCGCCAGTACGGGGTATTGGTGTGCCCGGTAAGCGACCTCAACCTGTTGGGCTCGGCGACTTTCATTCTGACCGCCAGTGCACATTGTGACGCCGAGGAACTGCGCCACCGGCTTCCGGCGCACCTCAAGGTTGGCCCTGTGGAGCGGATTCGCGAGCTGGTCAACCTGCATTTGGCGGGCATCAAGGTCAAACCGCTGCCGGTGGCTCCCCGGCAGATCCCGTTCCATGCCGAAAAAAACTATTTCTTGCTTGAACTCGATGCCCGCGACATCGAGCAGTTGAAGCATTCGGGAGGGTTTGCCTTCCACGTCAGCGGCGAATTTGCCGAACTGGAACTGAAATTCTGGGCCATCAGGAACTGA
- the icmH gene encoding type IVB secretion system protein IcmH/DotU: MDREYPQDEKTVLLDRQGRGPAQGPITDFASPPRFEHLEDRMIYAARLQGAEHFNVGLNGLVASAWELLSEVVKLKRSNAEESLRALNERLSSAVTLFETRARHDGAQGSEVMAARYVLCSVIDEAVVTTSWGSQSDWSKMSLLSSFHNETFGGEKFFQLLERMSRDPVKHLAMLELMYLCLSLGFEGKYRVMERGLLQLEQVRDALYRQIRHVRGDSPPACAPPPRTGQPRQRRLRVVPATWVAVGVVACLLTLYSGFAWVLGQQRETALQPYQLLAPDITRTPL, encoded by the coding sequence ATGGACAGGGAATACCCGCAGGATGAAAAAACCGTACTGCTCGATCGACAGGGGCGCGGCCCGGCGCAAGGGCCGATAACCGACTTCGCTTCGCCGCCCCGTTTCGAACACCTGGAAGACCGGATGATTTACGCCGCCCGATTGCAGGGCGCGGAGCACTTCAACGTTGGCCTGAATGGTTTGGTAGCGTCTGCCTGGGAGTTGTTGTCCGAGGTGGTGAAGCTCAAGCGCAGCAACGCCGAGGAAAGCCTGCGGGCACTCAACGAACGGTTGTCATCCGCGGTCACGCTTTTCGAGACCAGGGCTCGACATGACGGAGCGCAGGGCAGCGAGGTCATGGCGGCGCGGTATGTGCTGTGCAGTGTGATCGACGAGGCTGTGGTCACTACCTCATGGGGCAGCCAGAGCGATTGGTCGAAGATGAGCCTGCTGAGCAGCTTTCACAACGAAACCTTTGGCGGCGAGAAGTTTTTCCAACTGCTTGAGCGGATGTCGAGAGACCCCGTCAAGCACCTGGCGATGCTGGAGCTGATGTACCTGTGCCTGTCACTCGGCTTTGAGGGCAAGTACCGGGTGATGGAGCGTGGGTTGTTGCAGCTTGAACAGGTTCGGGACGCGCTCTATCGGCAGATCCGGCATGTACGGGGCGACTCGCCTCCTGCATGCGCGCCGCCGCCCAGGACGGGGCAGCCACGTCAGAGGCGGCTGAGGGTGGTGCCTGCCACCTGGGTCGCTGTGGGTGTCGTGGCCTGCCTGTTGACCCTGTATTCGGGGTTTGCCTGGGTGCTCGGCCAGCAGCGCGAGACGGCGCTGCAACCGTATCAACTATTGGCGCCGGATATTACCCGGACGCCCCTCTAA
- the tssM gene encoding type VI secretion system membrane subunit TssM: MNAFFRNAGTVLGRIWVWSLLLVLAVAMIVWFFGPLLAVDDYRFWQTAAARLLTISALFLLWGLGVVYANWRSTARQGTVDNVELRPRKGLVESEQRHLRGLFNDALYTLKNSSIYGEHSPRWRNALPWYLLIGKEGSGKSRMLAASGLQLLPDRGGSMATTDVGGTGYGEWHFTEDGVLLDTAGRYLTQPDGSVDGAGWSTLLGLLKARRRTRPLNGVVVALSMDTLLHGSERDLEKEARAVQSRLQEIRHTLHVDLPIYLVVTQADRLPGFAEFFEHPLGEGSDAVLGEYIVPGKAGIENGQVRQAFEALLRRLSGELVQRLHQERNSDLRGRMLDFPHQAARIGERLSLYIEVAFCGPRYQRTNGFRGFYFTSAGGSPHALEPRPRFIQGLFSRVILAEADLAGLDSLERRRIRWRQGLMALSALVVVGTAGLLWTHSYAFNHQRLEQLQGLVHPPTTAPPGLDATLALLPLLDSRLAATQVFPAQGEARLAERMGLYQGNITRPVLEQAYEQALGQSLLSQVSEMLQEQVRGSLDDRERLVDNLRAYLMLNLRERRDVGWLRERVAGHWSVRFAGEPSVQSRLNGHFARLLEQPFVQPLDDELVAHARHVLRGESLVDVVYRVLREQARDLEPLRLAHGRVFDGGDRPIPGFYTRKYLRHFEEQGARLVNAIVQDNWVLGEGADLSVMDLQRLMVELEQRYFSEYADAWGEALGQISLRETDSSRQGAEQLASLTSAQSPLLQLLQQVRDNTRLPSASERLDELAAKLPGAVAERVQTAAGLANTLPDTARRAMQRRFEPLHQLLDSQQNPGTELTGMLQALNDLHLQLAALNREGSPEQVAFEMVKRRIQGQQDALGNLRNVAARLPLPLAGWFESLADEHWRRLLDQAYRHVNQRYQSEVYGFYAKAIKQRFPFDAHASSDVSLNDFQEFFKPEGVMARFFDSYLRPFVSGEAGRYRLRSLDGRSLPMSRVLLDQQAKVQVIRRGFFADEPGDLQVRFTLAPYSLDSSVSRAVLRFGDQQMEYRHGPIVPMAMQWPTEVENGRSSLVLERASERALGLEKNTGAWSLFRLFDLMQSEPSSGQDVLVLKADLAGLRANYLLTSRRTPNPFQMAQWRTFRLPEQL; the protein is encoded by the coding sequence ATGAACGCATTCTTCCGGAACGCGGGCACCGTGCTGGGCAGGATTTGGGTCTGGAGCCTGTTGCTGGTGCTCGCGGTCGCGATGATCGTGTGGTTCTTCGGGCCATTGCTGGCGGTCGATGATTATCGATTCTGGCAAACGGCAGCGGCGCGCCTGCTGACGATCAGCGCGCTGTTTTTGCTATGGGGCCTGGGGGTGGTGTATGCCAATTGGCGCAGCACGGCCCGGCAAGGAACCGTCGACAATGTTGAACTGCGCCCGCGTAAAGGGCTGGTCGAGAGCGAGCAGCGGCATCTGCGCGGTCTTTTCAACGACGCGCTGTACACCCTGAAAAACTCGAGCATTTACGGCGAGCACAGCCCGCGTTGGCGCAATGCGTTGCCGTGGTACCTGCTGATCGGCAAGGAAGGCAGCGGCAAATCCCGAATGTTGGCCGCCAGTGGATTGCAATTGCTCCCGGATCGGGGCGGGTCGATGGCGACGACAGACGTCGGTGGCACCGGTTACGGTGAGTGGCATTTCACCGAAGACGGGGTGTTGCTCGACACTGCTGGCCGCTACCTCACCCAGCCCGACGGCAGTGTGGATGGCGCAGGCTGGTCGACCCTGCTGGGCCTGCTCAAGGCGCGTCGCCGAACGCGCCCGCTGAATGGCGTGGTGGTGGCGCTGTCCATGGACACACTGCTCCATGGCAGCGAGCGTGATCTGGAGAAGGAGGCGCGGGCGGTCCAAAGTCGGCTGCAGGAAATCCGGCACACGTTGCATGTGGATTTGCCGATCTATCTGGTGGTGACCCAGGCCGACCGTCTGCCGGGGTTTGCGGAGTTCTTCGAGCATCCACTGGGGGAGGGCAGTGACGCGGTGCTCGGCGAATATATCGTCCCGGGCAAAGCCGGTATTGAAAATGGCCAAGTCCGCCAGGCGTTCGAAGCGCTGCTGCGGCGTTTGAGCGGTGAGCTTGTACAGCGTCTGCACCAGGAGCGTAACAGCGACCTGCGTGGCCGGATGCTCGATTTCCCTCATCAGGCGGCCCGGATTGGTGAGCGTCTCAGCCTGTATATCGAAGTGGCCTTTTGCGGCCCGCGTTATCAGCGCACCAACGGATTTCGTGGCTTCTACTTCACCAGTGCGGGCGGTAGCCCACACGCGCTGGAACCTCGGCCGCGTTTTATCCAGGGCCTGTTCAGCCGGGTGATTCTGGCTGAAGCGGATCTGGCGGGCCTCGACAGCCTGGAGCGGCGTCGGATTCGCTGGCGCCAGGGGCTGATGGCGCTGAGTGCGTTAGTGGTTGTCGGGACGGCGGGACTGCTTTGGACCCACAGTTACGCTTTCAATCATCAACGTCTGGAGCAACTGCAGGGTCTGGTGCACCCACCCACGACCGCGCCGCCCGGCCTGGACGCTACCCTGGCACTCTTGCCTCTGCTGGACAGCCGCCTGGCGGCCACACAGGTTTTCCCTGCCCAGGGTGAGGCCAGGCTGGCTGAGCGGATGGGTTTGTACCAGGGCAATATCACCCGCCCGGTACTGGAACAGGCCTATGAGCAGGCGTTGGGTCAGTCACTGCTGTCTCAGGTCAGCGAGATGCTGCAAGAGCAGGTTCGGGGCAGCCTGGACGATCGTGAGCGGTTGGTGGACAACCTTCGTGCGTACCTGATGCTCAACCTGCGAGAACGCCGGGATGTCGGCTGGCTGCGTGAGCGGGTGGCGGGGCATTGGTCGGTACGGTTTGCCGGCGAGCCCTCTGTGCAAAGTCGTTTGAATGGGCACTTCGCCCGCTTGCTTGAACAGCCCTTCGTGCAACCGCTCGATGATGAACTGGTGGCCCATGCACGGCACGTGTTGCGGGGCGAGTCACTGGTCGATGTGGTGTACCGCGTGCTGCGGGAACAAGCTCGCGACCTTGAACCTTTGCGCCTTGCCCACGGGCGGGTATTTGACGGCGGCGACCGTCCCATTCCGGGGTTTTATACCCGCAAGTACTTGCGGCATTTCGAAGAGCAGGGCGCGCGACTGGTGAACGCCATTGTTCAGGACAACTGGGTACTGGGAGAGGGCGCCGACCTGAGCGTCATGGACTTGCAACGGTTGATGGTGGAACTCGAACAGCGCTACTTCAGTGAGTATGCGGATGCCTGGGGCGAGGCGCTTGGGCAGATTAGCCTGCGTGAAACTGACAGTTCCCGGCAAGGTGCCGAGCAGCTCGCCAGTTTGACGTCGGCCCAGTCACCGTTGTTGCAGTTGTTGCAACAGGTGCGTGACAACACGCGCTTACCGTCGGCCAGTGAGCGGCTGGACGAGCTGGCTGCCAAACTGCCGGGCGCTGTGGCAGAGCGGGTACAGACCGCTGCCGGGCTGGCCAATACGTTACCCGATACCGCCCGGCGTGCCATGCAACGCCGCTTCGAGCCCTTGCACCAATTGCTGGACAGCCAGCAAAACCCGGGCACCGAGTTGACCGGGATGCTGCAGGCACTCAACGACTTGCACCTGCAGTTGGCGGCCTTGAATCGCGAAGGTTCGCCGGAGCAGGTCGCCTTCGAGATGGTCAAGCGGCGGATCCAGGGGCAGCAGGATGCCCTGGGTAACCTGCGTAACGTCGCCGCACGTTTGCCGTTGCCGCTGGCGGGCTGGTTCGAAAGCCTGGCCGACGAACATTGGCGACGTCTGCTCGACCAGGCCTATCGCCATGTGAACCAGCGTTATCAGAGCGAGGTGTATGGGTTTTACGCCAAGGCGATCAAGCAGCGTTTTCCGTTCGATGCCCATGCCAGCAGCGACGTTTCCCTCAACGATTTTCAGGAGTTCTTCAAGCCGGAAGGGGTGATGGCGCGGTTTTTCGACAGCTACCTGAGGCCGTTTGTCAGCGGTGAGGCAGGGCGCTACAGGCTGCGTAGCCTGGATGGGCGCAGCTTGCCGATGTCACGGGTATTGCTCGACCAGCAAGCGAAGGTGCAGGTGATCAGGCGCGGTTTTTTTGCGGATGAGCCGGGTGACTTGCAGGTTCGTTTCACACTGGCGCCCTACAGCCTGGACTCGTCGGTGAGCCGCGCGGTGTTGCGTTTCGGTGATCAGCAGATGGAGTACCGACACGGGCCGATTGTACCCATGGCGATGCAATGGCCAACCGAGGTTGAAAATGGTCGCAGCAGCCTGGTGCTGGAGCGGGCCAGTGAGCGGGCGTTGGGCCTCGAAAAAAATACCGGGGCCTGGTCCCTGTTCCGTCTGTTCGACCTGATGCAGAGTGAACCCTCCAGCGGGCAGGATGTGCTGGTCCTCAAGGCGGACCTTGCGGGCTTGCGCGCCAACTACCTGCTGACCAGCCGACGTACGCCCAATCCGTTTCAGATGGCGCAGTGGCGTACTTTCCGCCTGCCGGAGCAGTTGTGA
- a CDS encoding PP2C family protein-serine/threonine phosphatase, translating into MSRPLDRWHSAGRTDRGKVRLRNEDAFLDCPRNGCWAVADGMGGHQAGDIASQMVVDSLASLPGQGSLDERVEATRRCLQWLNRRLGEELTLAGQGADCIMGSTVVALLLQGDRAACVWAGDSRCYLWRGQTLYQLSRDHSLFEQLVDQRVSLEQARAHPDARALTRAIGSRAPLNPQVLELGTMAGDVFLLCSDGLYQALSHYELGQALSLGSPQQALDQLFAGVLRGAAADNLTAVVVQS; encoded by the coding sequence GTGAGCCGGCCTCTCGACCGCTGGCACAGCGCAGGCCGAACGGACCGTGGAAAGGTCCGGCTGCGCAATGAGGATGCCTTTCTCGATTGCCCACGGAACGGGTGCTGGGCCGTCGCGGACGGGATGGGCGGGCATCAGGCGGGGGATATTGCCAGCCAGATGGTGGTCGATAGCCTGGCGTCGTTGCCAGGCCAGGGCAGCCTGGACGAACGTGTCGAGGCAACCCGCCGTTGCCTGCAATGGCTCAACCGGCGGCTGGGCGAGGAGTTAACCTTGGCCGGCCAGGGCGCCGACTGCATCATGGGCAGCACGGTAGTGGCGTTGCTGCTTCAGGGCGACCGCGCCGCGTGTGTCTGGGCGGGTGACAGCCGTTGCTACCTGTGGCGCGGGCAGACGTTGTACCAGCTGTCGCGGGATCATTCGCTCTTCGAGCAGTTGGTTGATCAGCGAGTGAGCCTGGAACAGGCCAGGGCTCATCCTGATGCACGGGCCTTGACCCGGGCCATCGGCTCGCGGGCTCCTCTGAATCCGCAGGTATTGGAACTCGGGACCATGGCGGGGGATGTTTTTCTGCTGTGCAGTGATGGCCTGTACCAGGCGCTTAGCCATTACGAGTTGGGCCAGGCATTGAGCCTGGGAAGCCCGCAGCAGGCGCTGGACCAACTGTTCGCCGGTGTATTACGGGGGGCCGCCGCTGACAACCTGACCGCTGTGGTGGTGCAGTCGTGA
- a CDS encoding serine/threonine-protein kinase, translating to MSDVTHFAFAGAQATPPRDGTPELLAGRYLIERVLGAGGMGVVYRARDLLHEEFGEPRSSVAIKVLGEAIRESADAHVLLYSEFALTRSLRHEQVVRVFSFEVDAPCQIAFFTMELLQGMTLDRLLLECPGGLPWRELQSIAVQLLDALRHSHQHGVLHGDVKPGNIMVGDGGLRLFDFGLGQACGQASTGSPGLSRSRFNAWTPAYAAPELLAGGALSASADLYAAACVLYELAHGRRQPAERPPRPRQLPRRCWPALRTALAVDPERRAITLDELHEVLGDTREGLSRWF from the coding sequence GTGAGCGACGTGACCCACTTTGCCTTTGCCGGGGCACAGGCAACCCCGCCGCGTGACGGCACACCCGAATTGCTGGCCGGGCGCTACCTTATCGAACGTGTGCTGGGGGCTGGCGGCATGGGGGTGGTCTATCGCGCACGGGACCTGCTGCACGAAGAGTTTGGCGAGCCGCGCTCCAGTGTGGCGATCAAGGTGCTGGGTGAAGCCATCCGCGAGTCTGCAGATGCCCATGTGCTGCTTTACAGCGAGTTCGCCCTGACCCGTAGCCTGCGGCATGAGCAAGTGGTGCGTGTGTTTTCGTTTGAAGTGGACGCTCCCTGCCAGATCGCCTTCTTCACTATGGAGTTGCTCCAGGGCATGACCCTGGATCGGTTGCTGCTGGAGTGTCCTGGTGGCTTGCCCTGGCGAGAGCTGCAAAGCATCGCTGTGCAGTTACTGGATGCGCTGCGCCATAGCCATCAGCACGGCGTACTGCACGGGGATGTGAAGCCCGGCAATATCATGGTGGGCGATGGCGGCTTGCGTTTGTTTGATTTCGGCCTGGGCCAGGCTTGCGGGCAGGCTTCAACGGGGTCGCCCGGCTTGAGTCGCAGTCGTTTCAACGCCTGGACGCCCGCATACGCCGCGCCGGAGTTGCTGGCCGGCGGAGCGTTGTCGGCCAGTGCCGACCTGTATGCCGCGGCGTGTGTGCTGTATGAGTTGGCACACGGCCGACGCCAGCCCGCTGAACGTCCGCCCCGGCCCCGGCAATTACCCCGCCGTTGCTGGCCGGCATTACGCACGGCGTTGGCGGTCGACCCCGAACGCCGGGCCATCACCCTTGATGAGTTACACGAGGTGCTTGGCGATACCCGCGAGGGACTGAGCCGCTGGTTCTAG
- a CDS encoding DUF6388 family protein — MSQPGENHQLALDRFLNEHPALAAELNTLNPLAAQAKGETIEQYRAERLHEAFEAEAEQQGLFAWELTLKLTAHSPAEFEAQRLEVHKEVAQMAGLSWTEYCQLHDLPG, encoded by the coding sequence TTGTCCCAACCCGGCGAAAACCACCAGCTAGCCCTGGACCGATTCCTGAACGAGCACCCGGCCCTGGCCGCAGAACTGAATACGTTGAACCCCCTGGCGGCCCAGGCCAAGGGGGAAACCATCGAGCAGTACCGCGCCGAGCGCCTGCATGAAGCGTTTGAGGCTGAAGCCGAGCAGCAAGGCTTGTTTGCGTGGGAGCTGACGCTGAAACTGACGGCGCACTCCCCTGCGGAGTTCGAGGCCCAGCGCCTTGAGGTGCACAAGGAAGTGGCGCAAATGGCAGGCCTGAGTTGGACGGAATATTGCCAACTGCATGACCTGCCCGGCTAG
- a CDS encoding serine hydrolase domain-containing protein: MLRFSPLMACALLGLISPLAGAATPTFPDAQASDPARLQWMVGAPPPADRTLRFEDGSYFRFPAMRWSVAHFRQLMPTVNVSRGLGAPLALPRKLDPGLDALPVQPVGAAQPLTWRQTLDATYTDGIVVMHRGTVVYERYFGVLKDDGQHAAMSVTKSVIGTLGAMLVADGTLDPQKNIVDYVPELGHSAFGSATLRQVLDMTTALDYSEDYADPNAEVWAHAQAGNPLPKPKDYTGPRSYYEFLQTVKQRGEHGRAFGYKTVNTDVLGWVIARATGRNVAQLLSERIWSRLGAEQDAYFTVDSIGTPFAGGGLNTGLRDLARFAEMLRNGGRFNGQQIVPESVVKDIRQGGDKQAFAQAGYAQLKGWSYRNMWWVTHNPDGAFMARGVHGQSIYIDPKAEMVIVRYASHPVAGNAANDGVTLPAYAAMAAFLMTQPD, translated from the coding sequence ATGCTGCGATTCTCTCCCCTCATGGCCTGCGCGCTGCTCGGCCTGATCAGCCCGTTGGCCGGCGCCGCCACCCCGACCTTCCCGGATGCCCAGGCCAGCGACCCGGCCCGGCTGCAATGGATGGTCGGCGCACCACCGCCGGCAGACCGCACCCTGCGCTTTGAAGACGGCAGCTATTTCCGCTTCCCGGCCATGCGCTGGAGTGTCGCCCACTTTCGCCAATTGATGCCCACGGTGAATGTCTCCCGAGGGCTGGGGGCGCCGCTGGCGTTGCCGCGCAAACTCGACCCCGGGCTCGACGCACTGCCCGTACAGCCCGTCGGTGCCGCCCAGCCACTGACGTGGCGCCAGACCCTGGACGCCACCTACACCGATGGCATCGTGGTGATGCATCGCGGCACGGTGGTGTATGAGCGCTACTTCGGGGTGCTCAAGGACGACGGCCAACACGCGGCCATGTCAGTCACCAAATCGGTGATCGGCACCCTGGGCGCAATGCTGGTGGCCGATGGCACCCTTGATCCACAAAAAAACATCGTCGACTACGTGCCCGAACTGGGACATTCCGCGTTTGGCAGCGCCACCCTGCGCCAGGTGTTGGACATGACCACTGCCCTGGACTACAGCGAAGATTACGCCGACCCCAACGCCGAAGTCTGGGCCCACGCCCAGGCCGGCAACCCGCTGCCCAAACCCAAGGATTACACCGGGCCGCGCAGCTACTACGAATTCCTGCAAACCGTGAAACAACGTGGCGAACATGGCCGCGCCTTCGGCTACAAGACCGTCAATACCGACGTGCTGGGCTGGGTGATCGCCCGCGCGACCGGCCGCAACGTGGCGCAACTGCTCAGCGAACGCATCTGGAGCCGGCTCGGCGCCGAACAGGACGCCTACTTCACCGTCGACTCCATCGGCACACCGTTTGCCGGTGGCGGCCTGAACACCGGGCTGCGGGACCTCGCCCGGTTTGCCGAGATGCTGCGCAATGGCGGGCGCTTCAATGGCCAGCAAATCGTGCCCGAAAGCGTGGTGAAGGATATTCGCCAGGGCGGCGACAAGCAGGCGTTCGCCCAAGCCGGCTACGCTCAATTGAAGGGCTGGAGCTATCGCAACATGTGGTGGGTGACACACAATCCGGACGGTGCCTTCATGGCCCGTGGGGTACATGGCCAGAGCATCTACATTGACCCCAAGGCTGAAATGGTGATTGTTCGCTACGCATCACATCCTGTGGCGGGCAATGCGGCCAATGACGGGGTGACCTTGCCGGCCTATGCGGCCATGGCGGCTTTTTTGATGACCCAACCAGACTGA